The stretch of DNA TGAAGACGGAGTTGCCTGCACACAAACCGGGTGCGCCGATCGGCCTGAGCCTCGACAACATGCTGGCCGTGGATCCCAAGCTCCTCAACCAGATGATTTGGGCCGTCGGCTTCCACAACAACAAGACCAAGTATGCCGGCCTTCCTCTCCGGTCCAAGCCTCTGGTGCTACATGACTAACGCGCAtgtttcttcttcttcttcccagGTACCTGAAGCAGGCCGCGGTCATACTCCGCGATAAGTGGGACGGCGACATCCCCGACACAATCGAGGGCCTCATGTCCCTGCCGGGCGTTGGCCCCAAGATGGCCTACCTCTGCATGTCGGTCGCGTGGGACCGCACCgagggcatcggcgtcgacgtgcacGTGCACCGCCTCACCAACCTCTGGGGCTGGAACAAGACCAAGTCGCCCGAGGAGACGCGCCACTCGCTGCAGTCGTGGCTCCCCCGCGACAAGTGGCGCGAGATCAActggctgctcgtcggcttcggccagGCCGTGTGCCTGCCCGTCgggcgccgctgcggcgactGCGATCTCGGCGCCCAGGGGCTCTGCAAGGCGGCCGACAGGAAAAAGGTCGCAGAGGGCCGGAGGATcaagggggaggaggaggtcaaGGTTGAGAAGGTTGAGGTGCAAGAAGCGAGCGAGTTCTTTTGATTTGAGGGATGCGGCTCCCATGCCATTCTGCAGGGTCCATACCAGAGTACTCGTATACTGTTTGTGCTTGTCTCCATGCAACACATTTCGCCCTCGCTGGCTGGTGAAGGGGACTTTCCCCAAAGGAAAACCTACGAAAGTAGGCCCGCACTGTTCCAAATAGCATCATGGCCTCATATcggtccgccgccaccagcagccctCCCGGCCCCCTAATCGGCCACTACTCATGGCGTGGTTGCAACGGCGGACCATCAGCGTCGCAGAGCGCACGGAGCCAAGGTCCGCATCCACCCCTCTGGCTCGCTCGTAACTAACTGCTTCGTAGAACCGAGTCGGATTCGGACACTACCCAATTGTGCCAATCTCCTCGGCACTTAGGAGCGACCACGTTCGGTCAGCTCAAGCCCGCgatcccctccctccccccctttttctcCTCTCAGCCCTCCGCGTTCTCACTCATCTCTGGGCGACAATCGCCACGCCACATGTGGCAACCCGCCCGCACATTCCtttcttccttccttccttccttccttttctgcctttctctctccctccacAGCCCCGAGTTCCGGCCACAGCCGTGTGGAGAGCCGCTCGCGGATTACCGCTCCGACCAGTCGGatgccgtgccgccggcccccgcGAAAGAGCACATGTGCAACCGGGCGAGAACGCGCGCGCAAGGAGACAATTGCCGACGtagcggcggctgcggacTCTTCCTCCTATGGAAGCacaccaccgcccgcctcgtGTACGTAGGTCCGTAGAACCGTACCGGCTTTCTTCTTGCTTGCTCGCGTGGAAGAGACGTGGACGGGGGAAACAGCGTCGGCCCAGGACAGGTCGGGACGAACCGGGGTTGCAGAGTGGTGGTCGTGGGGGGCGGAGGACCGTGTCCCGGTTGCTGCATTCATACCTgacgggcgatggcgatACTAGCGATGCCCGAGATGGGTGCgccgggagggagggggctggACCGCAGTTGGCCTATTCGAGAGGTCCCGAGCCACCGCCGATTCGAAAGTCGCATTGTCCCCCCAGGTCGCTTCGCGATGAGCTGGCACCTGTGATGAAGGACGTCCGGCGACCGAGGATCGACGGTGCATCACCGAGGACCAGCCTGATTCGGGGGGGTGTTCAATCAATCACGGTCATGCGGCACGACGATGAGTGTGGCAAAGTGGGCAATCGATTaagaaagagaaaaaaaaggccCAGCTAGACAGTCCCGGAAAGACAAAAAACAGACATGCAAGATCGAATCAACCTAGTGGAAACCCTGTACGCCGCGCGACATCCGCACTTGGCCCCGGACCCAACGCAGATTGGGTGGTAGAAATGTACAACATGAGGGGCCGCAGTGCGCCTCTAGCCTCCCGTGGCCGCGCCAACACCGGCTGACATGTCGGTCGCTATCGGACAAGGAAAAAGCAACAAGTGGCTCATGTATTCGTCTGGTTCGTGAGAGTTGTAAtagtgtgtgtgtttgtgtgtatGGTttgccgccgggcgggcggcggtggatgCATGGTTgtgttgctggtggtggacCGCCTGGCGCAAGTGCTCGTGTGAGTGAGCAAGCTGATCTGGCGGGTGGAGGGACGGTTGCGTCGGGGACATTGGGCCGCTAGACGCCACGGATGACCTGCGTGCGCTCGGATTGCAGCTGGGCTGCGTTGCGCTCGTGCGACTGCTTCTTGCACTGGAAAAAAAAGAGGACAGTTAGCCTCCGTTGTCAGGACACAGCCGGGAGGGAGAGCGAGCCGTCACTTACGTCCTCAAGGCCGCTGCACTTGTGGTCTTCTAATAGGCGGTGGTTGCCGCAGTACTGGCCCTTGCAGAAGCTGCagtcgccgacgatgcgctgggctggctcCTTGCAATCCTTTGCGTTGCAGCGGATCTTTTtgggggccatggcgggtTTGCTGAGGGTTTTGAGTAGTAAGGGGTGAGTTGGTGGTTTGActtgaggcgggcgacggtggcgagtCGGGGTGGCCTGGGGTGTTGTAACCGTGTGGGTGTGCGATAACGGCGGTGTCGTGGCCGGGCCGAGAGAGGACGGGAGGGAAAGAGAGGAAGGGAAGGCGGTGGAGGAaggcggagcggcggcgaaaTTTATCGACGAAGCGGTCTGCACGGCCGGATGCAAAGGTTGTTTGTCGCTTTGTCGGGAGACAAAAGGTTTCGGTTCAGTAGGCGAGAGTCGGTGACAAAAGGACGTTCGTCAACCGGGGGCGGCGGTACGGGGAGGCAGAGAGGCGAGTGCGTCagcggaggcgccggcgcttTATAggtagtaagttagtagtagtagtagtagtagtagttgtAGAGACGGGAGGGAAGGCTGAGTGAACGGGGCGGCACACGgacaaggcgaggcggccgcggctgggTGGCAGTTGGCTGAATCAGGACAACccaggcgggcaaggcgccAATGGACCCGTGGCCCGGTGGAGATGGCGCTGGGGGGGGTTTGAATGGACTCATTGATCCATGCCTGCCACGGCAGCagtacgtaggtacgtacgtagcagcCCCCGAGGGCCCGTTCGCCTCCTgtggagctgctggagcacgTCGGGTCGGGCTGCCCACGCATGGATCTGATCATCTGCCAGCTGGAAGGGGCAACCGTccaaggtaggtaggtacatTGCAAGGCGCTAGGGGGagagagccgccgcctgctgcgagCAACCTTAATAGGTACCTCCCTAGATGCAGCACCCTCATACTACCACCATCATGGATGGATCCGGTACCGCACCTTATTAATGGTAGCAAGTCACTGCTGACAGACACGCGACCGAGGAGAAaaggggggccggcggccactgAGTAATTGATGGATGGCGCAAAGTCGCCCGGCGGTCACGAGACTATCGAAGCGCCTGGAATCACGCCGCTGGTTCCCCATCCCCCATTGACCAAGGCACGGAGCAGTTGACTACTAGCCAGTTGGTCGGCCAGCATGGAAATTGATCGCCTCCACGATGTCCCCAGGCCAGACTGGACGCTTGCTCGCAGCCCGTTgaaggccgcccgcccgccgcctgcctacctaccgTACCTTAGTATCTAGATACCGTACTGACCAAGCACGCAACAAAAGGGGGCCTCGAGCGGGCCCAGGCTCTTCCTTTTCAGCTTGCGATGCAGTGCTGCTCAGCACATCCGGAGGGAGACATTGAATGCCCAGTGGCCCACGAGGGGATGAATCAGCAACCTACAGCAGGCGCGGCAGATGGCAGACCTTGTTAAATAAGGGTCGGGTCGGATcgggcggcggagatggTTGCACCACCTTTTGGGGCTTCCTCCCAACGGCAAGTGATGGACCTGCAGGGAGGAGCTTTACCTCCAGAGTCGGCACATTGGTGTTCTTGACTGGCCCCGTCGCATCTGCCAGATGCCGCCCAGATGCCAGGGTGCTTGGTATTGCACGAGTCGGTGCCAAGGTAAAGGTGGTACAGGGAGATGTTGCCATGCCTGCCCTCCCTGCACCAGGGCGCGGAGAAGGGTAGTAATGTGGAGGTTCAGGGACGCTTTTTTGCCTGCGTGCAGATTGTGCCTTGACCATGCTCGTGCCCGTGCtccgggcccgccgccattgcaTTGTGGTGCGTTGCGGCGCGTTGCCTTGCGTCGAGGTCTTCGTCTCGAGCaactcgcccgcccaccgtCTGGGGCCATCCCGGGCACGCGACTCAGCAGAGCCTTCCTATCTTCCCCCGTTAGACATACAAGTGTAACACGAAAGAGCATACCGTAGATTTTATTCTCACTCCTTGCACTGGCTGGTGCAACCGTGGACGCCCCCCTGCGACAGCCTGCGCGCCAACGTCAAATCTGAGGATCCGCGCAACCCCTGCTGAATGTAGTACTAAACAGTATAGATACTTTGTACACCGAAAcccatcgccgccagacTTGGTACGAGCGGTACTTTATAAGAACTACTCGGCACTTCGTACATGAGCCGAGACGTCAAAGGGTCTCCGGATGTCGACGGCAGATATCTTTCACCtcggaaaaaaaaaagacagACAGGGGCATATATTGATGCAGTACGACGCAAGAGAGCGAATGCATCACTTTTGACGCCTTCGTAAGCGTGATATTCCACACCGACGGTCATATGGACTCATAGAGTAGCACTGGGACGACTGGGCGATGCTCATTGCCTGGTACGGCAGAGATATGTGCCGGTGCCAGGATCGTTTGGGGATATTGAAGGTATGTATCAGGAAAGAATGCGGCCAAGGAACCGGGATAATCCAGCCATCGGTCCCTTCGCATGGCTTGGACGTCCATGAAAGCcacctgcactgcactgtgCTGTGCGAACGCCGGTCCTGCACTACCACGCGGGCGGCTGACACCTCGAGGTCGGAGAAATCGCGGTCGTGATACCTACATCTCCTTGCCGAGCACCAGAAATTTTGTCTTCCCCGGGGCTCGCGAGCTCCGAAAGtgggcgacggtgacgtcGTGGCGCACACCGCAGCATCGCAGGTGGAATCTCCCTCTAGTCCGGCTTATCGTCAGTCAGTATGTACAATATACCTAGTACGTAGCACCGGTGCTTGCCCCAGCATGATTCACCTCAGCCGACGTgccccgtcctcgccccgTCATCCGTTTAGccttcttgacggcggcggtggagggggCCCGACCGGCCGGCGACCGTCCGATGCCCTCGGTAACCCAATTCAGCGAGAGCGTCCACGCGCGCCAACAAATTATAGATGATCGTTATACTAGCCATCACTGACTGGCTGATGGACTGCCGGGGCGGATACCAGCGAATCATATTATGCTGACACCAGGGACAAAAGCAGCACGTCGATGGAagagtcgtcgccgccgcatccaccCACTGGGTCGGCAGTtcagctgctcgtcgtggtAGTACCGTAAGTACTTCGTCCCTTGGACCTAGTATTCTAATCTACGGATCGCTCTGCGGGTTACTCGTCGCATTTTGTTGGGtaacgcgccgccgcacactGGCGGTCAAGTCCAACCACgcaaagcaagcaagcaaaagccatgggtggtgggtggtgcaccccgccgccgcccgtggtgttcatcgccgccgccgtcgtcgtcgtcgtcgtcgtcgtcgtcgtcgtcgccgggctcaACTGTCTCACGAACCGACAACCCTTGCGCAAAGGCGTAGCAGGGGGGCAGCGGGCAAGTATTTGGGGGAAAAAGTCTTCGGCGGTGGTACGCACGCCCCGACcacgcgccgcagccgcaccTCGCGAGACACATGGCCGCGGATCCTCGCGTCCCATCAAGGAACAcggagggcagcagcaccatgttacccgcccgccccagccgtGATGTGAGCTGGCTTGCATGATATACgccccggcacggcggccgacgggcgcgcaggcgggcgcggcggcggcggcgatccTGCCAAAGGCATGCCGCTGAAGCCGGCCCTTAATAAAGGAAAGCCCACATGCGCTCCGTACCACCTCATCTTGTGTCGGGTCGAACCAAAAGCCACAGCAGATACTGCAGGTGGTGTGTATTGCATTGCATTCCGTCCTCCACAGCGGATCGCCCATGGTTTCAGCCCGTGTAGTTCGACCACTACTAGAGCACTACTTCTCcgtcgtacttcgtacttgcACCCAgcgtcgctggctggctgcctctGCACTGTCCTTAGCCCGGCCTGGCACTCGatttttttccttctttttAACATCCCCGTGACTCAAAAAGAGTCGACGACACGCTGCGACGACAACAGGCGGCCAAGTCCCCAGTCCGCGCCGAGTTCAAAGCAGTAACCTGCACTAGACCAAGCACTGGCCGTGTCGCGTTCCATCCCCGGagcgcccgtcgcccgacTGGACTGGCAACGCTCGGCCGGCGCTGAGTTTTTTTCTTGATACAACTACTAGGTAGACATgactccctccctcccttgcAGCTGCGAGTCGATCCGCGACGGGCATGGCCACGCGACACACAAAGTCTCAcccttggccgcgccgctgggCCACGTTTCGCCTCTGGCGCGCTgtagtggcggcggcgcggaaaattgaggggaggggaggggaggggagggggtaGGTAAAGGGCTCCAGCGCCCGTCAGTCAGCCTCTGCTgaacgagggcggcgcgagcggccGGCGCAAGCGCTGTGGCCCGGCCGGCAGAGCACAAGAGGAAGCCCGGCACTTCAACTTGCAGCTGACAAGCAGTCCGTCTCGTCTCAACTTGGGAAGTGCTCCATGCATGGCAGCTGGGGTGAGGCCGGACGGAGACTCGGGCAGTGATTGGCCTCATTACCGTACCAAGGCGCATGCTCCTCGTTTGGCTTGCTTGTCCCGTTCATCTTGTGGTCTTGTTCTGCGCGGACGCATCAACAATGAGCGTTTGCTCTTTGCTCGCACCATTGATCCGTCTCTTTCTTGTGGTTTGAATTCGGCCAGGCGTGGCCGGTGAACGTTGTATGTGATCCCGCGAACGGCATGCGTATTGCCCGAACGGCTCAAGAAGTGCAAAGCACGGCTTCAAAGGCCCACGGTTGCTTTACGCCTGCTGATGACGACGCGACTAATGTCAGGTCTACGATAGACGGGTCATACTCAGACTGTCACTGTCGCAAGGATGTCTCCATTTGGAAGCAACAGTAGCAccaagtacttcgtactgaAGTTGCATCAGAAGGCGACAGATCGTAGCTCCGAGTGGTCAGCAACGCCACACCTACAAGATAGAAAAGACAAAACCACTGCACACAGTGACTGCATCTTAAACAAAAGGGAAACGCCGTCGCTGAGAGAGCTAAAGCCGGAGTCGCGACGACCACACCTCCTCTACCCTGCACGCAATAACAGCGAGTTACAAATAATTCCTCTCACACACATGTGCCCGGTCCCGGCGTC from Purpureocillium takamizusanense chromosome 6, complete sequence encodes:
- a CDS encoding uncharacterized protein (COG:S~EggNog:ENOG503P5VY) translates to MAPKKIRCNAKDCKEPAQRIVGDCSFCKGQYCGNHRLLEDHKCSGLEDCKKQSHERNAAQLQSERTQVIRGV
- the NTH1_2 gene encoding DNA-(apurinic or apyrimidinic site) lyase (EggNog:ENOG503NXI5~BUSCO:EOG09263R4M~COG:L), with the protein product MRSSRVSKDTSKLFERASEIVAPRRVTRSLSRFSYAGAGALIKSGTPDIEDAVPPAKRRRIDSDDGDDAPVVKVKAETLEEALTAIPSPPPKPKPKPKRERKPARKTTDPDTGEATVAPPSDWEDIYNTVKKMRQPGGIAHGAAVDTMGCERLADRNASPKDQRFHTLVALMLSSQTKDTVNAVAMQRLKTELPAHKPGAPIGLSLDNMLAVDPKLLNQMIWAVGFHNNKTKYLKQAAVILRDKWDGDIPDTIEGLMSLPGVGPKMAYLCMSVAWDRTEGIGVDVHVHRLTNLWGWNKTKSPEETRHSLQSWLPRDKWREINWLLVGFGQAVCLPVGRRCGDCDLGAQGLCKAADRKKVAEGRRIKGEEEVKVEKVEVQEASEFF